In a genomic window of Lagopus muta isolate bLagMut1 chromosome 2, bLagMut1 primary, whole genome shotgun sequence:
- the POU3F2 gene encoding POU domain, class 3, transcription factor 2 — MATAASNHYSLLASGSPMVHAEPPGGMQPGGGYRDAGALVQADYALQSNGHPLSHAHQWIAALSHGGPGGGGGGGGGGGGGGGGGGEAPWAAAGALGPPDIKPAAVQAAPRGDELPPPQHPPPPGRAPHLVHHGGGGGGHHAAWRAGGAAHLPPGMAAANGAAQAGLLYPQPPGFTVNGMLGAAQPALHHHGLRDAHDEAPGPPAPPHHGAEHPHGPHPAGGGGPGAGGAAAAGGPHHEAHSDEDTPTSDDLEQFAKQFKQRRIKLGFTQADVGLALGTLYGNVFSQTTICRFEALQLSFKNMCKLKPLLNKWLEEADSSSGSPTSIDKIAAQGRKRKKRTSIEVSVKGALESHFLKCPKPSAQEITSLADSLQLEKEVVRVWFCNRRQKEKRMTPPGGTLPGAEDVYGPSRDTPPHHGVQTPVQ, encoded by the coding sequence ATGGCGACCGCAGCCTCCAACCACTACAGCCTGCTCGCCTCCGGCTCGCCCATGGTGCACGCCGAGCCGCCCGGCGGCATGCAGCCCGGCGGCGGCTACCGCGACGCGGGCGCGCTGGTGCAGGCGGACTACGCGCTGCAGAGCAACGGGCACCCGCTGAGCCACGCTCACCAGTGGATCGCCGCGCTGTCCCACGGCggccccggcggcggcggcggaggagggggcggcggcggcggagggggcggcggcggcggcgaggcGCCctgggcggcggcgggcgcgcTGGGCCCGCCCGACATCAAGCCGGCCGCGGTGCAGGCGGCCCCGCGCGGCGACGAGCTGCCGCCGCCGCAGCacccgccgccgccgggccgaGCGCCGCACCTGGTGCAccacggcggcggcggcggcgggcacCACGCGGCGtggcgggcgggcggcgcggcgcaCCTGCCGCCGGGCATGGCCGCGGCCAACGGCGCGGCGCAGGCGGGGCTGCTGTACCCGCAGCCGCCCGGCTTCACCGTCAACGGCATGCTGGGCGCCGCGCAGCCCGCCCTGCACCACCACGGCCTGCGCGACGCCCACGACGAGGCTCCCGGGCCGCCCGCGCCGCCGCACCACGGTGCCGAGCACCCGCACGGGCCGCACCCCGCGGGCGGAGGAGGGCCGGGGgccggcggagcggcggcggcgggagggcCGCACCACGAGGCGCACTCGGACGAGGACACGCCGACCTCGGACGACCTGGAGCAGTTCGCCAAGCAGTTCAAGCAACGGCGGATAAAGCTGGGATTTACCCAAGCGGACGTGGGGCTGGCGCTGGGCACGCTGTACGGCAACGTCTTCTCGCAGACCACCATCTGCCGCTTCGaggccctgcagctcagcttcaAGAACATGTGCAAGCTGAAGCCTTTGTTGAACAAGTGGTTGGAGGAGGCGGACTCCTCCTCGGGCAGCCCCACCAGCATAGACAAGATCGCGGCGCAGGGCCGCAAGCGGAAAAAGCGCACCTCCATCGAGGTGAGCGTCAAGGGCGCGCTGGAGAGCCACTTCCTCAAGTGCCCCAAGCCCTCGGCGCAGGAGATCACCTCGCTGGCGGACAGCCTTCAGTTGGAGAAGGAGGTGGTGAGAGTGTGGTTTTGTAACAGGAGACAGAAGGAGAAGCGCATGACGCCGCCCGGGGGGACGCTGCCGGGCGCCGAGGACGTGTACGGGCCCAGCAGGGACACGCCGCCGCACCATGGGGTGCAGACCCCCGTGCAGTGA